GAAAATAATTAGTTTACCTTCCCGAGAGGCAGGGAACAGTCGTGTGATAAGCATTTGCTGTTGAGTCGTGGCGAGCATCTGTTATTACCCACTATTGATAAAGTCATTactgaaaaacaaaaacaaaactagCACATAAGAATTAATTACCTCACCGTCCTGCGAGTAACCAGGTAATGCCTTCACTTCGTCAATCGCTCTCAACATGGATGCCTTGGCACAAGCGTTCACGACGTCTAAGTATCCACCTTTCTTGTACACTGTAACGTCACAGTGTTTTGTAAGAGTACAGttataacatacatgtacacttactTGACGAAATATACCATGAACTAACTTTTCCCAAGCCAGCATGACTACTAAAGTGAAGGTACTGGCTTGGGAGAACTCCAGCACAAGTAAAACCATGGACGATCCTGCAATAAATAGAATTCCAAGTTAATCTTGAAAACGTATGGAATTACTCACTTTTGATTGACAAGGTATCGTCCACCGAGTGTTCGCGAGCTAGCCCACCACTGTCGCTTTCCACATTTTCCACACTTGAATTCAAATCGGACAACATGCCCGTTCTGAAAAACAATATTATATTGCATACATCATGTATTGGGTCTATCGGATCAGAAATACCTGGCGAAAATTGGTCGGCCTACGACAATAAGATTGGCACTGGTCACATGCTTGGGATAGGCCAGTGAAAAGACAGAACAAAGTCTTCAGTTCACACACGAACAACTGTTCATCACTAGCGTCAGTATTGCCAGTAAATATTCCTGAACAAGAAGTAACGTCTTTATACAAACTTATCAAAGCTattgacacacacaaacctgaATTCTCCAACATTGGGAAGACTTTGGATTTATCAGATTGTAGGTCTTCTCTCTCAGGAACAGCACCTGCCTGCTCCTGCtcctgctccaacttgtccaaCAAAACAGAAATAAGCTCTCTGCTGTCCAAGGGCAATGAGCCTCTAGCTGTAGCAGCAAGAGAACGCTTTGCCCTATCTATCCTAGCTACAAAAGCCTGCTTTGCATCTTCAGTATCGAAATTCAGCTCCATTTGGTGCCGAAAACCATGCCTAGCACGCTTCTTCTTGGGTAGAGAACGAGAGTTGTCACAtctttcagccattttttttgCTCTTTTTTGAACAAAGTATCTCGTGAGCCAAGGTGCTACATGCAGGCTATAAGGGGCGTATCAAAGTAAAACCATGTGTGCATGAAGCAAGCAGTGAAGCAAAAGGAGGCCAGAGAGTTTACCGCACGCGGCCATATTTAATCATTTCCGCCTCGAGTGCCCAGGGCACGCcccttttatagtcagcatgctcgtttaatGGCAAAACCATTCTAAGCCCAGCTTGCACTTTTATTACAACTAAATGTATATAGCAGAATCTCATTGAACATCTGAACGTATACAGGTATGAGCAAATTGAATCTATACAATAAGCTGGAGGGAATTAAACCAAAAAGGTGCTCAGTCACACATCTCCATGCGATTATATACTATAGATATTGTCAGGCACTCCTATTAGTCTCACTCATAGATACCTACAGAATGGATACTTTATGATAGCACTCTTGAAAAGCCTAGTAGTCTATGAACAAAATAATATAGAAATATTTCTATCAGTgagatcgaggccatattccatcaccagtttgtctatcagttctatatggccactacagcatgcatagtgaaggagagtacaACCATTGTATCCTCGGACATGACAGCTGCTtttaaattctttgactaaaGCATCCAAAACATGTGTATTACCACTTCGTTCAGCTAACAACAATGGGGTATCATTTTCATTCATGCATTCAACATCAACACTGTACTTACTAatcttgtactgtacatgttaggGTGCTCAAAGTATtgtgatacataattatactccatGGCTTAAAACTATTTGCAGATCATCAACATTGGTATAAGACTGCTCTCAAGATACGACCATCAGAGAACATCATGTACCTTCAGAATATGTCAAGAGGTACGTTTAAGGAACAAACGCTACGTACTAAACTAGTTGAAActagcataccgtatagcgagtaattttgagggtataattttttgaagATTGGCCATTTTTGTGAATTTCGTGTATAATTTTTTCGAGAATAGCAGTTTTGTTAGCCGACTTGTACATTGAATAGATATTTTCGCGGCTTGGtaaaatccacgaaaataaaaGATTATTAGCTCttgaaaattacctgctatacggtataattatgatgttatTATGATTGTGCACCTCCTACCTATGCAGGGGGTAGAATCTATCCTGCCGTACGTGACCTCCCGTAGTGTCCCGATGACACAGAGTGATCTGGTGATGGTCCTCTCTCAGCCCAACCCCCTCACCACTGAACTGTCACAGCTCGCCCAGGACGCACTCGAGCTACTaggtgggcgtgtgtgtgtgtgtgtgtgggtgtgtgtagtgtataGAGACGTATCATTGGATTTCTATAACTGTGGCTTATGTATTCCTGTTGTTATACATACGTAGTCTTGACAACGACATTGTGTGCAGATCTGGGTCCAGTATTGTTCAAGTACTCCCCTCCCCCAGCAACAGATGCTGTAGCCACCTGCTCAGACAGTGACAAGTGAGTGCAATAGTACGCCCTTGTACTAGAAGACCTCCattacatattattatatcttaATTAGTACCTGTTGCCTTTTCCCCCGTTATAATATATGTAACCTATGTTATTTTTCTACTTGTACGTTGTAAGTAACAGAAATGTTTTATTCCTGTCTTTATGTGGAGTGTGCTAGTGTTCCAGCTATCAGTcaaccccacacccacacacacacacaggtttgTTCTGACGTGCCCCATGAGTCTGAGTGGGTGGCGTGCTGGCAAGTCAGTGCGACTCTTTGTAGACAAGGTCTATCGCTATCACTTCCTGTCTATGTTGGGGGAGGAGCCTCAGGAGAACCAGTCCCTCGAGTGTGTGACCCCAGCCTCTAGAGTGGGCGGAGTCAATGAGGGTAAGGGAATGACTTATAAATACAATTTCTAACAATACTTGTGATGACCAGTTTCATGTAAATTTTCACGAAATATTCTAAATCAGCATTTAGACTGTTGAAGAgctgttcctactgttcccAGTGTTTCTGTTATTATGTCCACTTTCTCAGTCTTATCTGATAATTGTATTTCACTACAGATACAGAAGAAGATGATCTGACACACACAGAAATGGAGCACCCCCCCAGTGAGGGGAAGCCCCTGGATGACAAGTCAAGCATCTCAAAACAAGATGGTGACTCTGGCGATGGCTGTGAGAGGGAGAATGGGCCTCCTGGAATGGATACTAGAGTAGATACTGGAGTGGATACGACTGAAATGGATACTGGAATGGAGACAAGAGTGAGGACTGGAATGGAGACTGGAATGGAGACTGAGATAACTGACTGATATTACTACCAGTGTGTCTCAGTTCTATGTGAATATCACTAGTAGATACATCTTGCAATTTATTTTATTTTCTATACTTATTAGAAATCTTTTTTCATAAATCATGACATGAAAACTATtgacataaattattgtaTCTTTCAATTTATTAAATACCAACATAAACACGATTAGTCTAAGAGCTTTAGAGTTTTcctacactataatatataatattataaagtGTCACTCGGTATGTTCGCTGCCAGCTGCCTCCAGTGTGTGTCTATGTAGTGGGAACTGTTCCCATGGTGATGAAAGGTCAAACTTGCGGAACTCTTGAGTCATTTCTATGGGCTCGCACACGACACACTTCAGTTCATCGTCGTACCTTACCTGTGAAGAGGAGAAttagtataaattattatgggaataaaattaatgttgaacCCTTATATTATTTGGACTTCTCTTTCTacatgcttttagaggccaatccacgaaatataagtgcctcgaaaatttcgcgataaacgaattttttacccaaCAAGTGGTTACcgtattagtaaaaccagtaggttttacataggattggcagtgggtttgtccgtgtttagcaatatttcaattattttgactcatgttcaaactgttctatctctgcagggaaaggccacatcaaggaactggctagacagatagtttatttagccttttctctctttgtatctctcatttcataatccatgaacattttgatgaatgaatattgtcattttaaaaattgcactatttcgacatttcaccgctctttgtctgactgactaagtaagtaagtaagtgagtaagtaagtaagtttcttgcccagcatttgctccaagtacagccatctccaggacattctgcacagggtttccaaacgactacaacctgggttacaaagcgcttcttcagatttgcgattgcttccacgaggcagatgacctctcagcctctatttctcttacctagacaattccgccatctttaatgactcacagcaattgcgttgtggccaattaataatagataggcgtggctaataaaccgtgcgcctaacttgaatcagtgcagcagtgcttttccagagcctgaggtgttgcttttaatcacactgttcagctctagctccctttctctgacaggcatgctatatgcactggctagatatcatgctcttaaaattgctgtcatttaatactgatacaaattcaacatatcaagcaataattattactcattactataattattagtccagagatattcgagaagatatctgattagtcctgtcttctcttcttgaacttctgtactgcctcttgacgttccacttatgcatgtcatgatacgtaaactatactgaaaaagaaagggaatccgactataaaaacatttgcaatgtgaaaaattgctaggattggccaggggaaccacaaaaaagcgtggaaacaagaaatcagacgagagcataactccaatccgttacaacgtcatgaacatgtacaatacatagtatattaaataatagactgtgttccagatccaccacatcattccatgcaggtcaccagtacggtccgtgcatgcatgttatactacgcatggatggactgtgtgtatacctgtgctcaacactgcatgtattaggaacatcaattcatcacaaatcatcatgattatgtgcccgcacattccaaaatggataaatatatagggattggtcatcactccaccagtaaaaattgcgtggcatattggctgggaaaacatgggaaaactaccagtacatgtgattgacgttgtaacggattggagttatgctctcgtctgatttcttgtttccacgcttttttgtggttcccctggccaatcctagcaatttttcacattgcaaatgtttttataGTCGGATAGAATCCATGGACTCCATGAATCAGCTGTGGGGATCAATAAAaatatgtactacatgtattataacaataattatgacacaaaGTTTCCTgagctgtcataattattgttataatactagcctcgatcccaggccgagttttcgcttttataacggttaggcgaacaactgggcctggtactagttgtctgcgcatgcgtcaaattttcattgtatatttgtggtcggcaaaaatatttaataaatcaataatagaaatttgtacacagaaaatgcacagagtgagtacacaaaagatgcacatagggagctgcttcacaaaggcctggggagttgccagttgtgctgcagcacaattacagtgacccagggcaacttcaggatgattgaatgccttcaaattacgtttcaaaaagatttagcaggctgctggacttctctgattctaggccccaactcgtaactcattgcttgagaaaacgtagattctcttgatgtctctgagctacccagcaacgctcgaatgagcaggtcatactccagtcctgtgtctgtgagtataggacaatattaaaagaaaccaaagacggttaaacccttacctcaaactgtccagtctcgtccgttagtatagccaagaggagcactgttgggatagctggatattagccattgctcctgtacagagaagtagacattttaaatacgtgtagatctatacatattaaatttctcggttatagtgtcattgtcgacgagctgatgatggcagcaccaagttctctagctcacactcttcacttgatccaccatattaatgatgaaactatagtctacctacattcttgccaaacatgaacaagacttgatagcatagccggccatagggcccacacaaaaatatctgaccttaacaagcttgacaaagctttatacctcttcccttgttgttcagtcttcagaataagcttcagagaagagagaagcttcagctaagagccattccaatcgattccaatactgataaaacgggaactgacttctagtacacgatagtacacgaatataaatgtcacaaaagtgaacgagaatatccattcgtcagaatctgacgaacgattgacgcatgcgcagacaactagtaccaggcccagttgttcgcctaaccgttataaaagcgaaaactcggcctgggatcgaggctattataatacatgtagtacatattTTTATTGATCCCCACAGCTGATTCATGGAGTCCATGGATTCTATACGGTAACCACTTGttgggtaaaaaattcgtttatctTGAACGcagtgattttcgtgagtaaaaattcgTTTGACTTCGTTGCCTCCACTGCATTGAATGCGTTCCGGTAAACCATGGCAGGGAAAAAATGTTGAAGGTCAGCTTGCTAATTACccgctacatgtattataatactgTAATAAGAGTTTACTCTGAGAAGATATTCAAAACACATTATTTTCGCCATACAGGTAAACCTGATTCAACAAATTAATAATGTACAGCTATAAAACAAAAATACATCAATAAAACGATGCACACACAGCAGCAGAGTCACAGTTGCTTAATTTGTAAGCTTTTAAAGTTCATCGATAATTCCCACTCTGAACAGGAACCTGGGAATGTAAAGGCAACAACATTAACAAACAAAAAATGGACTAACTTTTCTATTTACGTAAATAATACAATATGAGCCACTGCCACAAATCTTGCAAAGAGAAGCAATTACAGGAGGTTGAGGTGAGGGAATGCTTCAGAGTataaagttactcatgctatAATTCAATTACTGCTGTACTGTGCTGTATGTGAAGGCTTCAAAATGTGTggccaccacccacacacagctcTGTGTGAATTTTGAAGGCAAGAGTTGTAGCAGCGGCTCGTAATTCTAAATTCATCAATATAACCACTCACCTTAAATTTAAATCCGCAGACCTGCCACCATTGCTGCAGGAAAGTTCCTCTGGTACAGTGACTCCTGAGCAATACCAAGTCCATCAACTGATTGCTGCAAGGCATCTCCTAGCAGGAAAGCTTGTTGTGTCTCTTGTACAGGCCTAACTCCTGTATAACTATCACCAACTGTAATCCTTGCCTGAAACAGTCCATGACCAATAGGTGCACCTGTCTCCTGCACAGGTTGCTCAAGGGGGGCTCCAGCATCAAGTGGTATCAAGGGATTCTGATCTTCTGCATGTATAGCTTGCCAAGCATTCTGAGCTGCAGTCACTAGCTTATAGCAGCAGTGGAGAGCTACTAGCAGGAGCAGCAGAGTTAGAGTTGCTTCTAATAGTGAGGCTGGATACATATTCACAAAAGTTCTCCTAATCACAAATAAATGACCATAGCTTAGTGTTTTGCTTGGTTTATATTACATCAAAGTCGCCAGTGTACCTGATGTCGTCATGTCCACGTTGACTGTAAAAGTTTATCTGCCGTGAAATGCAATAATTTCAATGTATAGTATACAAGATTTTACGGGGATTTACGGAGGGTTGTTTACTACCTCCTGCACAAAAGCTGCTCTTGCAAAACTTTACGGGTGGGGCTGCTTCTGCAAACTGTACATGCTCAGCAAACATGTAGTGTCAGCTGTAGCCAGCCACGTGGGGCTGCAAATTAACCAAACAAGAAAAATTGTGGTTGAAGTTGGATAAACACAGTTTCATTCTAAGCATAACTTTGGCTTGGGGCCGTTTTTGTCTTGAGCACTTTACATACacttgaaaggtatttttgaTGTGTAAATGTTCAGTACTAAAGGTATACAACATATTGTTTGTGTCCAATGCTCCTTTTAACAGTTATGATCCTATTAAAATAGAAAAAAATTCATAGTAACGAGATATTGTGCATACATAATAAGAGTGTAGGGgtcttcttttctttttttctCTTTCTTGGTGAATATCTGCAATTGGGGAGAGAAACAGAAGTGTATATTATACTCTTCACGGTAAGTAATTTTCACGATGGTGATTCGATTGTGGCCGGTGTGTACACTATGCACCATGGTGTTCAGGAAAGTACAAGCACTTTGGTGCAATGGACAGTGAGTTGCAGGCATTCATAAACAGGTGaatgtagactcgcaagccgtcactgttgcaggcgcctgcaacagtgacggcttgctaCATTCATAAACACAACTTATGGCTTAGCATTACAAGCATAAACAATGCATTTGCTATGCATGTGCTAAACAACTTTCCAAGAAATAAAAACAATCCAGAAATAAAAACAATCCGCTATTTAAGCCTCATTGGCTCCCAAACGAAACCGTTAAAAATTGTAGTATATGCTTTTAGAGCTTTCGTACCACCATAGATAGCTATTGCAACAACTTGATATCCAATTGCGAAAGTACAAGACAGACTGAACTATGTACTGGCAGGCTGCAAGCAAAACCGGATGTAGCACTTGTAGATTTAAGTGCATTAAAGGGTCTAGGgcatgtgtgcatggatgCCGGTTCATTTCGTGTAAAAACTTACCAACAAAGGATGGCCCAGTTGATTCCCACAGTGGAGATGATGAAGATGACTCTATTGAAACAGAAAACTCAGATTCCAAAACAGAAGATGACCATCATGACAGTACAGACTCGATAATGGAGTCTGTGTTTAGCAGAGAGAATGAATATTAGTTTTTAATAAGGACAGACCTATTACTTCTAGCCATATTAATACTATAACATATTCATAACACATAAAGGTTGGGGCCATTTTTGTCTTCCAAGTCTATACAACTAGAAACTATCATGGTATTATACTAAAATAACTTGCCTTTAGTATTACCGATTTTCGTTTGTGTCCATCTTTTAGTTTCAGAAATATTTAACTATCTTTCTGCTGATGTAGCTTCCATCCGCCATTTTGTCTTGAACTCTTTGCTAAATTTCAGTCACTAACAACGCGCTTGTGCTGCAAATATTGGCTGATATAGAAGCCTGTAAACTAATCTATCTGTAACTGTGTTTCTGAATAGCAGTAAGAACCTCTGAAGTACAAAACTCAAGCTGACATAAACCAGCCCTGCATTTGTTTACTTACTTACTTTCTAATTGTAGCACACTTCCTGCTAGGCTGATAAATTTTGCGGAAGTGTGACACTGGCGACTTGACTGTACATATTTGTAGATGATTGGCGCGGTTGATTGAGAATTCGTAGCCAAGTTCTTTATGGTGCATGTATCCAAATGCAGATATGCAGATATGGAAGCATTATTCATATCTATGGATGAAGCCAAAATACAACAGTGAACGCTGTTTCTTGGACCTCGACAATTATCTACACGACATCTAATCCCATCTAATGGCTGGCTAcaggataattattatgatattcaTTAAGGTAACTACGGAAGTTTCAGTAGTGATTTTGGGCACCGGGTGGAATCAGGGCGTAGtaaaatgaccactaattgcatttgcGCAAACATTGGACTGATAGGAGCTACAGGCTTACTCTAGAAACACCCACGAACATGTACAGCACACCTCAGAATTAGCCCTTTGTGCTTACTCACCATGTACAGCACACCTCAGAATTAGCCCTTTGTGCTTACTCACAGCTAAACCGCTTCTGACACAATCTGAACCACCTCCAAAGGTGGGTTGGctaagttatagttagaacatgggcatgaggtatctatagCCCTGTTTACACGCAGCATCTAATGCGCATTGTAAAGCGCATTACTATTAACGAGGTCTAGTTTAATACATTCGATCAATCCTATGTGACTTCTTTTCCTAAACATATTTGCTTTTGTGAGAACAATTCAAAGATTTGTGGAACTCAATTTGTTGATAAAACCATGTATCCCGGTCAAACATTTACAGTATCTCTAGTTGCTGTATACGCACTATAAATGCGCTATCAAAACCGGCTTACGTAAACCGCCTACCTGATGTGGTTTGAAGCCGGATCAATGTGGTTTAGACAAACAACTGCAAGCGCAAAGGAATGCAAAGAATTCATTTGTGGTATAAGAAGTGGTATAAGAGAGAAGAATGAACAGAGGAACATATTGAGATAAAAGCAGTAATAGCTATCTGGGGAGCTACTGACTTGCAGCAGCAACTTGATGGAGCTGTAAGAAATAAACTGATTTACGAAAAAATATCAAAAGAAATGAAGAAAAAAGGATACGAAAGAGACTGGATTCAATGTAGGGTAAAAATTAAGAACTTAAAAACAAACTACAAAAAAGTAAAGGACGGTAACAATAAGACAGGGGAAAGTAGGAAAACATGCAAGTTTTATGACGAGCTGGATAGGATTCTGGAGCACCGACCAGCCTCCGCTCCATCTTTCCTCGTTGACACCAGCTCTGAGGTGGAGGAAAGGGTGGATGAGGTCGTGGAGGATACAGACGGTACAATATAATGTTATAATTGTATACTTAACTTTCTTTTTAACACAGATGGCAGTCAGATCCAGCCACAGTCTCCAGTGGAGAGTGCGGATGATGTGGCCGATACTGAGGGAGAGCCCAGTACCTCTGGAAATAGGAAAATAGATGATTGTGAGTTAATAGAAAACATACAAGTAAATACAAAAtgttcaataataattatctatacaCACCCAAAAACAGGTACTCCCCCACCAACAAAGAAAAGCAAGAAAAGCAAAACCGAAAAGGCTATGGAGAAGCAGCTGGAGACATTTCTGGGCTACCAGAGAGAAGCAGAGGAAAGGTTTGACAAAAGAGAGGAGGAAAGatgggagagagagagaaagttAGCGGAAACAAGAAGAAAGGAGGAACAGACGCACCAACTCAACATGATTCAAATGCTTGGACAACTGATACGGCAACCAGGACCATCACAGTATTATCCACCATCATCGCAACCATTTAACCCTGACTCACAGTACGACTACTAACTTTTAAACATCAAACATTAATCATACAGTCATAtaacaataaaataataatgcgTATGATAACAtaagttcacataattatcatgtactAAAATATTGTGTTAATGtactatgtgttatagtgtcccaaagctcgagggctttagcccgagggatgagggacactatacaGTGGTTTGCACAACAGTTGTCCAGAGCATACAGATAAGGAATTTGTTTGTTTATACAACACTTTCCTAATATGGACTATGTATATGCCCACAATTAATACATGACTTGTGCTAAtcaaaactagagcactaaagtgcaaaccctcggctggtgacatgattataaagaaaccagaagactgatataatgcagtgcatatagtgatgttgttatcatcatcatgcatgacttgcacagcaactcaggagcaataaaactaaaccagactgggaggcatgctgaaacatttgagaacaggtagtagtactataaatatatgcactgtggattaggatcacagcaaacaagcatggagtctcagagaagtatggctccaggtcctgcatggatcccagtcagctaaagcaagctttctgctttagtgaccctgttccaatattgttcctggtatatacagctttctacgttagtgaccctgttccattgtttctggacctggtacaggatcacttcagttataagtaacgcatgtgcaagttctgttcaagctacattttgctcgcttttattagacaacgaagctttaacacccaaagctgccactattagaagtactgacttgttgtgtggaggctacccatgctgtaaacgcagtgctagagcatccaggtaagcagacccagtcataagcttcttagcttttgctcgtttttatttgacaacgaaggtttaacatgaaattctgccactattaaaattaataacttgttgtatgaaggctatccatgctgtaaacgcagtgctgtgcagtggcgtagccagaggggggcagagggtgctccagcacccccctctggcctcagactctgctccacaagttcattttactaactagctagctgatatgaGATCGAGAGTAACTCTAGAGCTCTCAACTCAAAACTCCACCTCTAACTATCTATAtagctccacctccaaatattcattccagtcagtgcacatgcgcaaagccacgtgctgagcagaccaaggtcccccacagagttgcagactgttaatgttcagcagctatcaccatcatcatcatgagTATTTTTCCGTTGAGCCCAGTTcacagagcagcactgcaactgcaagtggcttgccaccctgtcctgctaattcacaagcagaacctggttagcagctgcatgatttaattgtcacaactcaaaacaatgcattttataggacatcttcaaatgaagatgtggct
This region of Halichondria panicea chromosome 12, odHalPani1.1, whole genome shotgun sequence genomic DNA includes:
- the LOC135345100 gene encoding uncharacterized protein LOC135345100 gives rise to the protein MKKKGYERDWIQCRVKIKNLKTNYKKVKDGNNKTGESRKTCKFYDELDRILEHRPASAPSFLVDTSSEVEERVDEVVEDTDDGSQIQPQSPVESADDVADTEGEPSTSGNRKIDDCTPPPTKKSKKSKTEKAMEKQLETFLGYQREAEERFDKREEERWERERKLAETRRKEEQTHQLNMIQMLGQLIRQPGPSQYYPPSSQPFNPDSQYDY